From one Felis catus isolate Fca126 chromosome E2, F.catus_Fca126_mat1.0, whole genome shotgun sequence genomic stretch:
- the SLC6A16 gene encoding orphan sodium- and chloride-dependent neurotransmitter transporter NTT5 isoform X5: protein MEARDEKSQTSRPSDSKSLTITSSTPQLLKSELPTEELMGKGQKLDTLSPNIWSDEDNDEILETTDSDELKDKAPPDRPYWANKIEYLLAQVGFSVGLSTIWRFPYLCFHNGGGSFLIIYILMLFLIGVPLLFLEMAAGQRMRQGSIGVWKIISPWIGGVGYTSFMVCCIVGLYYSVLMAWSLFYLVQSFQSPLPWSVCPLLRNSSTYDPECVRTTSTTYFWYRNVLKATDKIEMGGLPVKHLSVSVFVTWLIICVSMIRGPKSSGKMLYVSVILPYFILFCLLIRSLTLEGAKFGLDSLLAAQVPALYSVEVWRRTGNQIFLSMGHGFGSFIAISSYIPRSNNCVMDAFAVALLNLVASLTAMVFVFATMGHLATKNNNKCFVKNAKTVMNLIVTGVLPPEVQPPDSLYYEPSSIYPKWFKNLPEQMKSMILPHLSNCNLSEQLKEVMEGPGVAFVAITDTISVFSGSTVWAIVIFVLLANLGLSTMIGVMQGIITPLQDTFASLRKQTKLLTVGICVLMFLGSLIFVRPSGSYYVNLLDDYWASLPLLLIVILENVAMAWIYGARSQMR from the exons ATGGAGGCCCGAGATGAGAAATCCCAGACGTCTAGACCTTCGGACTCCAAATCCTTGACTATTACTTCCTCAACTCCCCAGCTATTAAAGTCTGAGTTGCCTACTGAGGAATtgatggggaagggacagaagctTGACACTCTGTCACCAAACATTTGGTCTGATGAAGATAATGATGAAATATTGGAGACCACAGACAGTGATGAACTGAAGGATAAAGCCCCCCCTGATCGACCATACTGGGCCAATAAAATTGAATACCTTCTGGCCCAGGTGGGCTTCTCTGTGGGGCTGAGCACCATCTGGCGCTTTCCTTACCTGTGTTTTCACAACGGAGGTG GCAGTTTTCTCATCATCTACATCCTCATGCTGTTCTTGATCGGGGTTCCTCTTCTATTCCTGGAGATGGCAGCTGGTCAGAGAATGCGTCAGGGCAGCATTGGTGTATGGAAGATCATCAGCCCCTGGATTGGTGGTGTGGGGTATACCAGCTTCATG GTGTGCTGCATTGTGGGCTTGTACTACAGTGTGCTCATGGCCTGGAGTCTCTTCTATTTAGTTCAGTCTTTCCAGTCTCCACTGCCTTGGTCAGTGTGCCCCTTACTGAGGAACTCCAGTACTTATg ATCCTGAATGTGTGCGGACAACATCCACTACGTACTTTTGGTACCGGAATGTATTGAAGGCCACAGACAAAATCGAAATGGGTGGGCTACCAGTTAAGCATCTCAGTGTCTCTGTCTTTGTGACCTGGTTAATTATCTGCGTCTCCATGATCAGAGGACCCAAGTCCTCTGGAAAG ATGCTGTATGTCTCAGTGATCCTTCCCTACTTcatccttttctgtctccttatcCGGAGTCTCACGCTGGAGGGTGCAAAATTTGGTCTCGACAGTTTGTTGGCTGCCCAG GTGCCAGCTCTGTACTCTGTGGAAGTGTGGCGCCGGACAGGGAACCAGATCTTTTTATCCATGGGCCACGGCTTTGGCAGCTTCATCGCAATCAGCTCATACATCCCTCGATCCAACAACTGTGTCATGGATGCCTTTGCTGTGGCTCTTCTCAACTTGGTTGCCTCACTGACCGCCATGGTGTTTGTATTTGCCACAATGGGCCACTTGGccacaaagaacaacaacaaatgttTCGTAAA GAATGCCAAGACAGTGATGAATCTGATAGTTACCGGGGTGCTGCCTCCTGAGGTCCAGCCCCCAGACAGTCTGTATTATGAGCCAAGCTCCATCTACCCCAAATGGTTCAAGAACCTTCCTGAACAAATGAAAAGCATGATCCTTCCCCATTTGTCCAATTGCAACTTATCTGAACAATTGAAGGAG GTTATGGAGGGTCCTGGTGTGGCCTTTGTGGCAATTACTGATACCATCTCTGTGTTTTCTGGATCCACTGTCTGGGCCATCGTCATCTTCGTGTTGCTGGCAAACCTGGGGCTGAGCACCATGATAGGGGTCATGCAGGGCATTATTACCCCTCTCCAGGACACCTTCGCTTCCCTCAGGAAACAGACAAAACTGCTTACAG TGGGCATCTGTGTGCTTATGTTCCTGGGCAGCCTCATTTTTGTGAGACCTTCTGGCAGCTACTATGTGAACCTGCTGGATGATTACTGggcatctctgcccctcctcctcattGTCATCTTGGAGAATGTGGCCATGGCCTGGATCTATGGAGCCAGGAG TCAAATGAGGTGA
- the SLC6A16 gene encoding orphan sodium- and chloride-dependent neurotransmitter transporter NTT5 isoform X1, whose product MEARDEKSQTSRPSDSKSLTITSSTPQLLKSELPTEELMGKGQKLDTLSPNIWSDEDNDEILETTDSDELKDKAPPDRPYWANKIEYLLAQVGFSVGLSTIWRFPYLCFHNGGGSFLIIYILMLFLIGVPLLFLEMAAGQRMRQGSIGVWKIISPWIGGVGYTSFMVCCIVGLYYSVLMAWSLFYLVQSFQSPLPWSVCPLLRNSSTYDPECVRTTSTTYFWYRNVLKATDKIEMGGLPVKHLSVSVFVTWLIICVSMIRGPKSSGKMLYVSVILPYFILFCLLIRSLTLEGAKFGLDSLLAAQVPALYSVEVWRRTGNQIFLSMGHGFGSFIAISSYIPRSNNCVMDAFAVALLNLVASLTAMVFVFATMGHLATKNNNKCFVKNAKTVMNLIVTGVLPPEVQPPDSLYYEPSSIYPKWFKNLPEQMKSMILPHLSNCNLSEQLKEVMEGPGVAFVAITDTISVFSGSTVWAIVIFVLLANLGLSTMIGVMQGIITPLQDTFASLRKQTKLLTVGICVLMFLGSLIFVRPSGSYYVNLLDDYWASLPLLLIVILENVAMAWIYGARRFLADLTIMLGRPISPIFRWLWCFLSPFVLLVLFVNTLIHLCLKNITYLAWDSSISNEVIRIYPSWAKVLLIISIVITILPIPAYFLYTLIDVAFPVSMIHSKVTVIFKPEAKGNSLKPHPGLQVMQSQKVDKMDK is encoded by the exons ATGGAGGCCCGAGATGAGAAATCCCAGACGTCTAGACCTTCGGACTCCAAATCCTTGACTATTACTTCCTCAACTCCCCAGCTATTAAAGTCTGAGTTGCCTACTGAGGAATtgatggggaagggacagaagctTGACACTCTGTCACCAAACATTTGGTCTGATGAAGATAATGATGAAATATTGGAGACCACAGACAGTGATGAACTGAAGGATAAAGCCCCCCCTGATCGACCATACTGGGCCAATAAAATTGAATACCTTCTGGCCCAGGTGGGCTTCTCTGTGGGGCTGAGCACCATCTGGCGCTTTCCTTACCTGTGTTTTCACAACGGAGGTG GCAGTTTTCTCATCATCTACATCCTCATGCTGTTCTTGATCGGGGTTCCTCTTCTATTCCTGGAGATGGCAGCTGGTCAGAGAATGCGTCAGGGCAGCATTGGTGTATGGAAGATCATCAGCCCCTGGATTGGTGGTGTGGGGTATACCAGCTTCATG GTGTGCTGCATTGTGGGCTTGTACTACAGTGTGCTCATGGCCTGGAGTCTCTTCTATTTAGTTCAGTCTTTCCAGTCTCCACTGCCTTGGTCAGTGTGCCCCTTACTGAGGAACTCCAGTACTTATg ATCCTGAATGTGTGCGGACAACATCCACTACGTACTTTTGGTACCGGAATGTATTGAAGGCCACAGACAAAATCGAAATGGGTGGGCTACCAGTTAAGCATCTCAGTGTCTCTGTCTTTGTGACCTGGTTAATTATCTGCGTCTCCATGATCAGAGGACCCAAGTCCTCTGGAAAG ATGCTGTATGTCTCAGTGATCCTTCCCTACTTcatccttttctgtctccttatcCGGAGTCTCACGCTGGAGGGTGCAAAATTTGGTCTCGACAGTTTGTTGGCTGCCCAG GTGCCAGCTCTGTACTCTGTGGAAGTGTGGCGCCGGACAGGGAACCAGATCTTTTTATCCATGGGCCACGGCTTTGGCAGCTTCATCGCAATCAGCTCATACATCCCTCGATCCAACAACTGTGTCATGGATGCCTTTGCTGTGGCTCTTCTCAACTTGGTTGCCTCACTGACCGCCATGGTGTTTGTATTTGCCACAATGGGCCACTTGGccacaaagaacaacaacaaatgttTCGTAAA GAATGCCAAGACAGTGATGAATCTGATAGTTACCGGGGTGCTGCCTCCTGAGGTCCAGCCCCCAGACAGTCTGTATTATGAGCCAAGCTCCATCTACCCCAAATGGTTCAAGAACCTTCCTGAACAAATGAAAAGCATGATCCTTCCCCATTTGTCCAATTGCAACTTATCTGAACAATTGAAGGAG GTTATGGAGGGTCCTGGTGTGGCCTTTGTGGCAATTACTGATACCATCTCTGTGTTTTCTGGATCCACTGTCTGGGCCATCGTCATCTTCGTGTTGCTGGCAAACCTGGGGCTGAGCACCATGATAGGGGTCATGCAGGGCATTATTACCCCTCTCCAGGACACCTTCGCTTCCCTCAGGAAACAGACAAAACTGCTTACAG TGGGCATCTGTGTGCTTATGTTCCTGGGCAGCCTCATTTTTGTGAGACCTTCTGGCAGCTACTATGTGAACCTGCTGGATGATTACTGggcatctctgcccctcctcctcattGTCATCTTGGAGAATGTGGCCATGGCCTGGATCTATGGAGCCAGGAG GTTCCTTGCAGACCTGACTATCATGTTGGGCCGCCCCATCTCCCCCATCTTTCGTTGGCTGTggtgctttctgtctccatttgtGCTGCTAGTCCTGTTTGTAAACACCCTGATTCATCTGTGTCTGAAGAACATCACCTACTTGGCCTGGGACTCAAGCATT TCAAATGAGGTGATCCGAATTTACCCATCATGGGCTAAAGTCTTGCTCATCATCTCCATCGTCATTACCATCTTGCCTATCCCTGCCTACTTCCTGTACACACTCATTGATGTGGCTTTTCCAGTCTCCATGATTCACAGTAAGGTCACAGTTATCTTCAAACCTGAAGCTAAAGGGAACTCGCTGAAGCCCCATCCAGGGCTTCAGGTGATGCAAAGTCAAAAGGttgataaaatggataaataa
- the SLC6A16 gene encoding orphan sodium- and chloride-dependent neurotransmitter transporter NTT5 isoform X2, which produces MEARDEKSQTSRPSDSKSLTITSSTPQLLKSELPTEELMGKGQKLDTLSPNIWSDEDNDEILETTDSDELKDKAPPDRPYWANKIEYLLAQVGFSVGLSTIWRFPYLCFHNGGGSFLIIYILMLFLIGVPLLFLEMAAGQRMRQGSIGVWKIISPWIGGVGYTSFMVCCIVGLYYSVLMAWSLFYLVQSFQSPLPWSVCPLLRNSSTYDPECVRTTSTTYFWYRNVLKATDKIEMGGLPVKHLSVSVFVTWLIICVSMIRGPKSSGKMLYVSVILPYFILFCLLIRSLTLEGAKFGLDSLLAAQVPALYSVEVWRRTGNQIFLSMGHGFGSFIAISSYIPRSNNCVMDAFAVALLNLVASLTAMVFVFATMGHLATKNNNKCFVKNAKTVMNLIVTGVLPPEVQPPDSLYYEPSSIYPKWFKNLPEQMKSMILPHLSNCNLSEQLKEVMEGPGVAFVAITDTISVFSGSTVWAIVIFVLLANLGLSTMIGVMQGIITPLQDTFASLRKQTKLLTVGICVLMFLGSLIFVRPSGSYYVNLLDDYWASLPLLLIVILENVAMAWIYGARRPDYHVGPPHLPHLSLAVVLSVSICAASPVCKHPDSSVSEEHHLLGLGLKHCEPLSQTPEPLRERVRTL; this is translated from the exons ATGGAGGCCCGAGATGAGAAATCCCAGACGTCTAGACCTTCGGACTCCAAATCCTTGACTATTACTTCCTCAACTCCCCAGCTATTAAAGTCTGAGTTGCCTACTGAGGAATtgatggggaagggacagaagctTGACACTCTGTCACCAAACATTTGGTCTGATGAAGATAATGATGAAATATTGGAGACCACAGACAGTGATGAACTGAAGGATAAAGCCCCCCCTGATCGACCATACTGGGCCAATAAAATTGAATACCTTCTGGCCCAGGTGGGCTTCTCTGTGGGGCTGAGCACCATCTGGCGCTTTCCTTACCTGTGTTTTCACAACGGAGGTG GCAGTTTTCTCATCATCTACATCCTCATGCTGTTCTTGATCGGGGTTCCTCTTCTATTCCTGGAGATGGCAGCTGGTCAGAGAATGCGTCAGGGCAGCATTGGTGTATGGAAGATCATCAGCCCCTGGATTGGTGGTGTGGGGTATACCAGCTTCATG GTGTGCTGCATTGTGGGCTTGTACTACAGTGTGCTCATGGCCTGGAGTCTCTTCTATTTAGTTCAGTCTTTCCAGTCTCCACTGCCTTGGTCAGTGTGCCCCTTACTGAGGAACTCCAGTACTTATg ATCCTGAATGTGTGCGGACAACATCCACTACGTACTTTTGGTACCGGAATGTATTGAAGGCCACAGACAAAATCGAAATGGGTGGGCTACCAGTTAAGCATCTCAGTGTCTCTGTCTTTGTGACCTGGTTAATTATCTGCGTCTCCATGATCAGAGGACCCAAGTCCTCTGGAAAG ATGCTGTATGTCTCAGTGATCCTTCCCTACTTcatccttttctgtctccttatcCGGAGTCTCACGCTGGAGGGTGCAAAATTTGGTCTCGACAGTTTGTTGGCTGCCCAG GTGCCAGCTCTGTACTCTGTGGAAGTGTGGCGCCGGACAGGGAACCAGATCTTTTTATCCATGGGCCACGGCTTTGGCAGCTTCATCGCAATCAGCTCATACATCCCTCGATCCAACAACTGTGTCATGGATGCCTTTGCTGTGGCTCTTCTCAACTTGGTTGCCTCACTGACCGCCATGGTGTTTGTATTTGCCACAATGGGCCACTTGGccacaaagaacaacaacaaatgttTCGTAAA GAATGCCAAGACAGTGATGAATCTGATAGTTACCGGGGTGCTGCCTCCTGAGGTCCAGCCCCCAGACAGTCTGTATTATGAGCCAAGCTCCATCTACCCCAAATGGTTCAAGAACCTTCCTGAACAAATGAAAAGCATGATCCTTCCCCATTTGTCCAATTGCAACTTATCTGAACAATTGAAGGAG GTTATGGAGGGTCCTGGTGTGGCCTTTGTGGCAATTACTGATACCATCTCTGTGTTTTCTGGATCCACTGTCTGGGCCATCGTCATCTTCGTGTTGCTGGCAAACCTGGGGCTGAGCACCATGATAGGGGTCATGCAGGGCATTATTACCCCTCTCCAGGACACCTTCGCTTCCCTCAGGAAACAGACAAAACTGCTTACAG TGGGCATCTGTGTGCTTATGTTCCTGGGCAGCCTCATTTTTGTGAGACCTTCTGGCAGCTACTATGTGAACCTGCTGGATGATTACTGggcatctctgcccctcctcctcattGTCATCTTGGAGAATGTGGCCATGGCCTGGATCTATGGAGCCAGGAG ACCTGACTATCATGTTGGGCCGCCCCATCTCCCCCATCTTTCGTTGGCTGTggtgctttctgtctccatttgtGCTGCTAGTCCTGTTTGTAAACACCCTGATTCATCTGTGTCTGAAGAACATCACCTACTTGGCCTGGGACTCAAGCATTGTGAGCCTCTCTCTCAGACCCCAGAACCCCTTAGGGAGCGGGTGAGGACTTTGTGA
- the SLC6A16 gene encoding orphan sodium- and chloride-dependent neurotransmitter transporter NTT5 isoform X3 encodes MEARDEKSQTSRPSDSKSLTITSSTPQLLKSELPTEELMGKGQKLDTLSPNIWSDEDNDEILETTDSDELKDKAPPDRPYWANKIEYLLAQVGFSVGLSTIWRFPYLCFHNGGGSFLIIYILMLFLIGVPLLFLEMAAGQRMRQGSIGVWKIISPWIGGVGYTSFMVCCIVGLYYSVLMAWSLFYLVQSFQSPLPWSVCPLLRNSSTYDPECVRTTSTTYFWYRNVLKATDKIEMGGLPVKHLSVSVFVTWLIICVSMIRGPKSSGKMLYVSVILPYFILFCLLIRSLTLEGAKFGLDSLLAAQVPALYSVEVWRRTGNQIFLSMGHGFGSFIAISSYIPRSNNCVMDAFAVALLNLVASLTAMVFVFATMGHLATKNNNKCFVKNAKTVMNLIVTGVLPPEVQPPDSLYYEPSSIYPKWFKNLPEQMKSMILPHLSNCNLSEQLKEVMEGPGVAFVAITDTISVFSGSTVWAIVIFVLLANLGLSTMIGVMQGIITPLQDTFASLRKQTKLLTVGICVLMFLGSLIFVRPSGSYYVNLLDDYWASLPLLLIVILENVAMAWIYGARRPDYHVGPPHLPHLSLAVVLSVSICAASPVCKHPDSSVSEEHHLLGLGLKHFK; translated from the exons ATGGAGGCCCGAGATGAGAAATCCCAGACGTCTAGACCTTCGGACTCCAAATCCTTGACTATTACTTCCTCAACTCCCCAGCTATTAAAGTCTGAGTTGCCTACTGAGGAATtgatggggaagggacagaagctTGACACTCTGTCACCAAACATTTGGTCTGATGAAGATAATGATGAAATATTGGAGACCACAGACAGTGATGAACTGAAGGATAAAGCCCCCCCTGATCGACCATACTGGGCCAATAAAATTGAATACCTTCTGGCCCAGGTGGGCTTCTCTGTGGGGCTGAGCACCATCTGGCGCTTTCCTTACCTGTGTTTTCACAACGGAGGTG GCAGTTTTCTCATCATCTACATCCTCATGCTGTTCTTGATCGGGGTTCCTCTTCTATTCCTGGAGATGGCAGCTGGTCAGAGAATGCGTCAGGGCAGCATTGGTGTATGGAAGATCATCAGCCCCTGGATTGGTGGTGTGGGGTATACCAGCTTCATG GTGTGCTGCATTGTGGGCTTGTACTACAGTGTGCTCATGGCCTGGAGTCTCTTCTATTTAGTTCAGTCTTTCCAGTCTCCACTGCCTTGGTCAGTGTGCCCCTTACTGAGGAACTCCAGTACTTATg ATCCTGAATGTGTGCGGACAACATCCACTACGTACTTTTGGTACCGGAATGTATTGAAGGCCACAGACAAAATCGAAATGGGTGGGCTACCAGTTAAGCATCTCAGTGTCTCTGTCTTTGTGACCTGGTTAATTATCTGCGTCTCCATGATCAGAGGACCCAAGTCCTCTGGAAAG ATGCTGTATGTCTCAGTGATCCTTCCCTACTTcatccttttctgtctccttatcCGGAGTCTCACGCTGGAGGGTGCAAAATTTGGTCTCGACAGTTTGTTGGCTGCCCAG GTGCCAGCTCTGTACTCTGTGGAAGTGTGGCGCCGGACAGGGAACCAGATCTTTTTATCCATGGGCCACGGCTTTGGCAGCTTCATCGCAATCAGCTCATACATCCCTCGATCCAACAACTGTGTCATGGATGCCTTTGCTGTGGCTCTTCTCAACTTGGTTGCCTCACTGACCGCCATGGTGTTTGTATTTGCCACAATGGGCCACTTGGccacaaagaacaacaacaaatgttTCGTAAA GAATGCCAAGACAGTGATGAATCTGATAGTTACCGGGGTGCTGCCTCCTGAGGTCCAGCCCCCAGACAGTCTGTATTATGAGCCAAGCTCCATCTACCCCAAATGGTTCAAGAACCTTCCTGAACAAATGAAAAGCATGATCCTTCCCCATTTGTCCAATTGCAACTTATCTGAACAATTGAAGGAG GTTATGGAGGGTCCTGGTGTGGCCTTTGTGGCAATTACTGATACCATCTCTGTGTTTTCTGGATCCACTGTCTGGGCCATCGTCATCTTCGTGTTGCTGGCAAACCTGGGGCTGAGCACCATGATAGGGGTCATGCAGGGCATTATTACCCCTCTCCAGGACACCTTCGCTTCCCTCAGGAAACAGACAAAACTGCTTACAG TGGGCATCTGTGTGCTTATGTTCCTGGGCAGCCTCATTTTTGTGAGACCTTCTGGCAGCTACTATGTGAACCTGCTGGATGATTACTGggcatctctgcccctcctcctcattGTCATCTTGGAGAATGTGGCCATGGCCTGGATCTATGGAGCCAGGAG ACCTGACTATCATGTTGGGCCGCCCCATCTCCCCCATCTTTCGTTGGCTGTggtgctttctgtctccatttgtGCTGCTAGTCCTGTTTGTAAACACCCTGATTCATCTGTGTCTGAAGAACATCACCTACTTGGCCTGGGACTCAAGCATT TCAAATGA
- the SLC6A16 gene encoding orphan sodium- and chloride-dependent neurotransmitter transporter NTT5 isoform X4 has product MDPQGGSFLIIYILMLFLIGVPLLFLEMAAGQRMRQGSIGVWKIISPWIGGVGYTSFMVCCIVGLYYSVLMAWSLFYLVQSFQSPLPWSVCPLLRNSSTYDPECVRTTSTTYFWYRNVLKATDKIEMGGLPVKHLSVSVFVTWLIICVSMIRGPKSSGKMLYVSVILPYFILFCLLIRSLTLEGAKFGLDSLLAAQVPALYSVEVWRRTGNQIFLSMGHGFGSFIAISSYIPRSNNCVMDAFAVALLNLVASLTAMVFVFATMGHLATKNNNKCFVKNAKTVMNLIVTGVLPPEVQPPDSLYYEPSSIYPKWFKNLPEQMKSMILPHLSNCNLSEQLKEVMEGPGVAFVAITDTISVFSGSTVWAIVIFVLLANLGLSTMIGVMQGIITPLQDTFASLRKQTKLLTVGICVLMFLGSLIFVRPSGSYYVNLLDDYWASLPLLLIVILENVAMAWIYGARRFLADLTIMLGRPISPIFRWLWCFLSPFVLLVLFVNTLIHLCLKNITYLAWDSSISNEVIRIYPSWAKVLLIISIVITILPIPAYFLYTLIDVAFPVSMIHSKVTVIFKPEAKGNSLKPHPGLQVMQSQKVDKMDK; this is encoded by the exons ATGGACCCACAAGGGG GCAGTTTTCTCATCATCTACATCCTCATGCTGTTCTTGATCGGGGTTCCTCTTCTATTCCTGGAGATGGCAGCTGGTCAGAGAATGCGTCAGGGCAGCATTGGTGTATGGAAGATCATCAGCCCCTGGATTGGTGGTGTGGGGTATACCAGCTTCATG GTGTGCTGCATTGTGGGCTTGTACTACAGTGTGCTCATGGCCTGGAGTCTCTTCTATTTAGTTCAGTCTTTCCAGTCTCCACTGCCTTGGTCAGTGTGCCCCTTACTGAGGAACTCCAGTACTTATg ATCCTGAATGTGTGCGGACAACATCCACTACGTACTTTTGGTACCGGAATGTATTGAAGGCCACAGACAAAATCGAAATGGGTGGGCTACCAGTTAAGCATCTCAGTGTCTCTGTCTTTGTGACCTGGTTAATTATCTGCGTCTCCATGATCAGAGGACCCAAGTCCTCTGGAAAG ATGCTGTATGTCTCAGTGATCCTTCCCTACTTcatccttttctgtctccttatcCGGAGTCTCACGCTGGAGGGTGCAAAATTTGGTCTCGACAGTTTGTTGGCTGCCCAG GTGCCAGCTCTGTACTCTGTGGAAGTGTGGCGCCGGACAGGGAACCAGATCTTTTTATCCATGGGCCACGGCTTTGGCAGCTTCATCGCAATCAGCTCATACATCCCTCGATCCAACAACTGTGTCATGGATGCCTTTGCTGTGGCTCTTCTCAACTTGGTTGCCTCACTGACCGCCATGGTGTTTGTATTTGCCACAATGGGCCACTTGGccacaaagaacaacaacaaatgttTCGTAAA GAATGCCAAGACAGTGATGAATCTGATAGTTACCGGGGTGCTGCCTCCTGAGGTCCAGCCCCCAGACAGTCTGTATTATGAGCCAAGCTCCATCTACCCCAAATGGTTCAAGAACCTTCCTGAACAAATGAAAAGCATGATCCTTCCCCATTTGTCCAATTGCAACTTATCTGAACAATTGAAGGAG GTTATGGAGGGTCCTGGTGTGGCCTTTGTGGCAATTACTGATACCATCTCTGTGTTTTCTGGATCCACTGTCTGGGCCATCGTCATCTTCGTGTTGCTGGCAAACCTGGGGCTGAGCACCATGATAGGGGTCATGCAGGGCATTATTACCCCTCTCCAGGACACCTTCGCTTCCCTCAGGAAACAGACAAAACTGCTTACAG TGGGCATCTGTGTGCTTATGTTCCTGGGCAGCCTCATTTTTGTGAGACCTTCTGGCAGCTACTATGTGAACCTGCTGGATGATTACTGggcatctctgcccctcctcctcattGTCATCTTGGAGAATGTGGCCATGGCCTGGATCTATGGAGCCAGGAG GTTCCTTGCAGACCTGACTATCATGTTGGGCCGCCCCATCTCCCCCATCTTTCGTTGGCTGTggtgctttctgtctccatttgtGCTGCTAGTCCTGTTTGTAAACACCCTGATTCATCTGTGTCTGAAGAACATCACCTACTTGGCCTGGGACTCAAGCATT TCAAATGAGGTGATCCGAATTTACCCATCATGGGCTAAAGTCTTGCTCATCATCTCCATCGTCATTACCATCTTGCCTATCCCTGCCTACTTCCTGTACACACTCATTGATGTGGCTTTTCCAGTCTCCATGATTCACAGTAAGGTCACAGTTATCTTCAAACCTGAAGCTAAAGGGAACTCGCTGAAGCCCCATCCAGGGCTTCAGGTGATGCAAAGTCAAAAGGttgataaaatggataaataa